In the Nitrospirota bacterium genome, one interval contains:
- a CDS encoding OmpH family outer membrane protein: MKLSNKMLYAVITGLFLAMYTVMPVMAEDMKVGFIDAQKVLDESLRGKQVKDQLNEYVQSRQKIVDIEESELKNLQDEMTKQGAVLSPSAKQEKEDLFQRKFMDYQKKVSELQKEIQQRRTDKLDEFNIELRKIAKSLGEKEGYSMILTNLDVDIIIYAMPSLNLTESVIKELDKGLTNEKENKK; the protein is encoded by the coding sequence ATGAAGCTCAGTAACAAAATGTTGTATGCAGTAATTACAGGTCTCTTCCTTGCGATGTATACCGTTATGCCGGTCATGGCTGAGGACATGAAAGTCGGCTTCATAGACGCGCAAAAGGTCCTGGATGAGAGTTTAAGGGGCAAACAGGTCAAAGACCAGCTTAACGAATATGTCCAGAGCCGGCAGAAGATCGTTGATATAGAAGAATCAGAACTCAAAAATCTTCAGGATGAGATGACTAAGCAGGGTGCCGTCCTGAGTCCGTCGGCAAAGCAGGAAAAGGAAGACCTGTTCCAGAGAAAATTCATGGACTATCAGAAAAAGGTTTCAGAATTACAAAAAGAAATTCAGCAGAGAAGAACCGATAAACTCGACGAATTTAATATTGAATTGAGAAAGATAGCAAAAAGCCTGGGAGAAAAAGAAGGCTATTCCATGATCCTGACAAACCTTGATGTAGACATCATTATTTATGCAATGCCATCCCTTAATCTGACTGAAAGTGTGATAAAGGAACTTGATAAGGGACTGACTAATGAAAAAGAGAACAAGAAGTAG
- the lpxD gene encoding UDP-3-O-(3-hydroxymyristoyl)glucosamine N-acyltransferase, translating to MNRKRDITLKEIATAISGELINGRGDILISSVAGLRDAKIGEISFLAHRRYLKDIEKTLASAVVIPKDMSFDRLPAIKVDNPYFAFSQLLHLFHDKPYSARGVDSSAFVGNNVELGEDISIFPYVYIGNNAVIGNNVTIYPFTFIGEGSVIGSNSIIYSNVAVREMCRIGSRVIIHCGAVIGSDGFGYVTHHGIHHKIPQIGGVVIEDDVEIGANTAIDRGTTGDTIIRKGSKIDNLIQVAHNVSIGENCLFAAQSGIAGSSTTGNYVIMAGQSGVADHINVGNNVIITGQSGATKDIKDGETVSGMPAMSHRSWLKAMAVFEDLPVLKKKIAELEKRLDEIINKQ from the coding sequence GTGAACCGGAAAAGAGACATAACACTTAAAGAGATTGCAACCGCTATTAGCGGTGAACTGATTAACGGGCGTGGTGATATATTAATATCCAGTGTAGCGGGTCTGAGAGATGCTAAAATTGGAGAAATAAGTTTTCTTGCACACCGCAGATACCTGAAAGACATTGAGAAGACCCTGGCCTCAGCAGTGGTTATCCCGAAGGATATGTCATTTGACAGACTGCCTGCCATTAAAGTTGATAACCCCTACTTTGCGTTCTCACAGCTATTACACTTATTTCACGACAAGCCGTACTCTGCCAGAGGAGTAGACAGCAGCGCCTTTGTGGGAAACAATGTAGAATTAGGTGAGGATATATCCATTTTCCCTTATGTCTATATTGGTAATAATGCTGTAATAGGGAACAATGTCACCATATATCCATTCACATTCATTGGAGAGGGTTCTGTTATAGGGAGTAATTCTATAATATATTCAAATGTCGCAGTGAGGGAGATGTGCAGGATTGGCAGCCGTGTTATCATACATTGCGGAGCAGTAATCGGCAGTGACGGTTTTGGATATGTAACACACCACGGGATACATCATAAAATACCACAGATCGGTGGCGTCGTTATTGAAGATGATGTTGAGATTGGCGCCAATACTGCTATTGACAGGGGAACTACAGGAGACACGATAATCAGGAAAGGCTCTAAGATTGATAATCTTATTCAGGTAGCCCACAATGTATCAATTGGTGAAAATTGCCTGTTTGCCGCTCAGTCCGGAATAGCAGGGAGTTCAACAACAGGTAATTATGTAATAATGGCCGGTCAGTCCGGAGTAGCAGACCACATTAATGTGGGTAATAATGTTATAATTACAGGCCAGTCCGGGGCCACAAAGGATATAAAGGACGGAGAAACGGTCTCAGGCATGCCGGCCATGTCTCATCGCAGCTGGCTGAAGGCAATGGCTGTGTTTGAAGACCTGCCAGTGTTGAAAAAAAAGATTGCAGAACTTGAGAAAAGGCTGGATGAGATAATAAATAAACAATGA